From Carassius auratus strain Wakin chromosome 1, ASM336829v1, whole genome shotgun sequence, the proteins below share one genomic window:
- the LOC113107853 gene encoding calcium uptake protein 3, mitochondrial-like, translating into MRTGDVARGIQGDRKDVKKSWRSLTKQELEKILSDTPPVWKGTSKLFRNLREQGIIAYTEYLFRLCILTKPHAGFKIAFNMFDADGNQMVDMGNFLCPSSTKIKESQELVPRSFWDMLRRGASQALFSDLAEGITFDEFRSFFQFLNNLEDFAIAIQMFSFACRSIGQDEFARAVYVATGLKLTRHLVNTIFKIFVVDHDDQLSYKEFTGIMKDRLHRGGKGRKRCRGRAGYKAVERFTSFKPCLKRELAGRSTFFQKSIS; encoded by the exons ATGAGGACTGGAGATGTGGCCAGAGGAATACAAGGAGACAGGAAGGATG TGAAGAAATCTTGGAGGTCCCTCACCAAACAG GAGTTGGAGAAGATCTTGTCCGACACTCCACCAGTGTGGAAAGGAACATCCAAGCTGTTCCGGAACCTTCGGGAACAAG gcaTCATCGCTTACACTGAGTATCTCTTTCGGCTCTGCATTCTGACAA AGCCTCATGCAGGCTTTAAGATTGCCTTTAACATGTTTGATGCTGACGGTAACCAGATGGTGGATATGGGGAATTTCTTGTG TCCCAGTTCtaccaaaat AAAAGAGAGTCAGGAGTTAGTGCCCAGGAGCTTCTGGGACATGCTGAGACGTGGTGCGAGCCAAGCCCTGTTTTCTGACCTGGCAGAG GGCATCACCTTTGATGAGTTCAGGTCTTTCTTCCAGTTCCTCAATAACCTTGAAGACTTTGCCATTGCCATACAGATGTTCAGCTTTGCCTGTCGTTCCATTGGACAAG ATGAGTTTGCTCGTGCGGTATATGTCGCAACAGGCCTCAAGCTGACCCGTCACCTGGTTAACACCATCTTCAAGATATTTGTTGTGGATCATGATGATCAGCTCAGTTACAAAGAGTTCACTGGTATCATGAAGGACCGGCTGCACCGTGGAGGCAAGGGAAGAAAGAGGTGTAGGGGAAGAGCG GGTTATAAGGCTGTAGAGCGTTTTACTTCATTTAAACCATGTCTGAAGAGGGAACTGGCAGGCAGATCTACGTTTTTCCAAAAAAGTATCTCATga